From the genome of Geobacter sp. SVR, one region includes:
- a CDS encoding dihydroorotase: MNLLIKGGRVIDPSQGLDDTLDVLVENGLIKEIGKGLAAQAGTETVDATGKYVVPGLIDMHVHLRDPGLEYKEDIVSGTRAAAAGGFTSVVCMPNTKPAIDNKAIASYIINKAKSEGFCNVFPVGTITCGMNGDRLSEMGELKESGCVAVSDDGRPVTNSELMRRALEYARGMGILVISHAEDLALVGEGTMNEGFTSTEIGLKGIPRVAEDIATARDVMLAEYTNSPIHIAHVSTSGSVRIIREAKARGVQVTCETAPHYFTLTDDAVRGYNTNAKMNPPLREAGDVAAIKEGLRDGTIDCIATDHAPHHLDEKDVEFNAALNGIIGLETSLPLSLRLVEEGVLTLDQLVEKMSVNSSKILGLQRGSLKSGSIADITLIDPAAAWTVEKDKLASKSKNSPFLGWELQGAAACTVVGGKITFSRQ; the protein is encoded by the coding sequence ATGAATCTTCTGATCAAAGGGGGCAGGGTGATCGACCCCTCCCAGGGGCTGGACGATACGCTGGATGTGCTGGTTGAAAACGGACTGATCAAGGAGATCGGCAAAGGTCTGGCTGCTCAGGCAGGTACCGAAACCGTTGATGCAACCGGTAAATACGTGGTACCGGGACTGATTGACATGCACGTGCACCTGCGCGATCCCGGCCTGGAGTACAAGGAAGACATCGTCAGCGGTACGCGTGCGGCCGCAGCCGGCGGCTTCACCTCCGTTGTCTGCATGCCCAACACCAAGCCGGCCATCGACAACAAGGCCATTGCCAGCTACATCATCAACAAGGCCAAGAGCGAAGGCTTCTGTAACGTGTTCCCGGTCGGCACCATTACCTGCGGCATGAACGGCGACCGGCTCTCCGAAATGGGTGAACTGAAAGAGTCAGGCTGTGTGGCGGTATCGGACGATGGCCGGCCGGTGACCAACAGCGAACTGATGCGCCGGGCCCTGGAGTATGCCCGGGGCATGGGCATCCTGGTGATCAGCCATGCCGAAGACCTGGCGCTGGTGGGAGAGGGGACCATGAACGAAGGCTTCACCTCCACCGAGATCGGTCTGAAGGGCATTCCCCGGGTGGCCGAAGACATCGCCACGGCCCGTGACGTGATGCTGGCCGAATACACCAATTCCCCGATCCACATCGCCCACGTCTCCACCAGCGGTTCGGTGCGCATCATCCGCGAGGCCAAGGCGCGCGGGGTCCAAGTGACCTGCGAGACCGCTCCGCACTACTTTACCCTGACTGATGATGCGGTGCGCGGGTATAACACCAATGCCAAGATGAATCCGCCGCTGCGCGAAGCCGGTGATGTGGCGGCCATCAAGGAAGGGCTCCGGGACGGTACCATCGACTGCATCGCCACCGACCATGCCCCCCATCACCTGGACGAGAAGGATGTGGAGTTCAACGCGGCCCTGAACGGCATTATCGGCCTGGAAACATCGCTGCCGTTGTCGCTCAGGCTGGTTGAAGAAGGGGTGTTGACACTTGATCAGTTGGTTGAGAAAATGTCAGTCAACTCTTCGAAAATCCTGGGACTTCAACGCGGCAGCCTGAAGAGCGGCAGCATTGCCGATATCACCCTCATCGATCCCGCAGCCGCCTGGACCGTGGAGAAGGACAAACTGGCCAGCAAGTCCAAGAACTCTCCCTTCCTGGGCTGGGAGCTTCAAGGGGCTGCCGCCTGTACCGTTGTCGGTGGGAAGATCACGTTCTCACGGCAATAA
- a CDS encoding aspartate carbamoyltransferase catalytic subunit, whose protein sequence is MAEFKHKNIIALRDLTKEEIELLLSTAESMREINSRDIKKVPTLRGKTIINLFYESSTRTRTSFEIAGKRLSADTVNITPSSSSATKGETLADTALNLLAMKPDIIVMRHAVSGSHYFLSGKLPNCSIVNAGDGTHEHPSQGLLDMLTMKDRFGRLDGLKVAIIGDITHSRVARSNIQGLTKMGSQVFLAGPPTMVPPGAERLGNVTVCATMKEAVQDADVVMMLRIQQERQGKTLMPNAREYSRYFGLNPENLKLARPDAMVMHPGPINRGVEMSSYVVDGPQSHILKQVENGVAVRMAMLYHVCGGELE, encoded by the coding sequence ATGGCGGAATTCAAGCATAAGAACATTATTGCGCTGCGTGATCTTACCAAGGAGGAGATAGAACTGCTCCTGTCCACGGCCGAGAGCATGCGCGAGATCAACAGCCGGGACATCAAAAAAGTGCCCACCTTGCGGGGCAAAACGATCATCAATCTGTTCTACGAGTCTTCAACCCGCACGCGCACCTCCTTCGAAATTGCCGGCAAGCGGCTTTCGGCAGATACCGTCAACATCACCCCTTCTTCCAGCTCCGCCACCAAAGGCGAAACCCTGGCGGATACTGCCCTCAACCTGCTGGCCATGAAACCTGACATCATCGTCATGCGCCACGCCGTATCCGGTTCGCACTATTTTCTGTCCGGCAAGCTGCCGAACTGCTCGATCGTCAATGCCGGAGACGGTACCCACGAACACCCTTCCCAGGGGCTTTTGGACATGCTGACCATGAAGGACCGCTTCGGCCGGCTGGATGGGCTCAAGGTGGCCATCATCGGCGACATAACCCACAGCCGCGTGGCCCGCTCCAACATCCAGGGGCTGACCAAGATGGGGTCGCAGGTCTTCCTGGCCGGCCCTCCGACTATGGTGCCCCCCGGTGCTGAACGGCTGGGCAACGTCACGGTCTGCGCCACCATGAAGGAGGCAGTTCAGGATGCGGATGTGGTCATGATGCTGCGCATCCAGCAGGAGCGCCAGGGCAAGACCTTGATGCCCAATGCCCGGGAATACTCGCGCTACTTCGGGCTCAATCCCGAAAACCTCAAGCTGGCCAGACCGGATGCCATGGTCATGCACCCCGGCCCGATCAACCGCGGGGTTGAGATGTCCTCCTACGTGGTGGACGGTCCCCAGTCGCACATCCTCAAGCAGGTAGAGAACGGTGTGGCGGTGAGGATGGCGATGCTCTACCACGTCTGCGGCGGCGAACTTGAGTGA
- the pyrR gene encoding bifunctional pyr operon transcriptional regulator/uracil phosphoribosyltransferase PyrR — MTDEMTVILDGPGIKRALTRISHEILERNKGLTDVVLVGIRSGGDFLASQIGAALEVIEGDKAPVGAVDITLYRDDVSNQLPHHPVGKTEIPFSLEGKKVVLVDDVLFTGRTIRAAMDALMDHGRPQCIQLAVLIDRGHRELPIRADFVGRNVPTSLKENVQVIFDDRNQPVRVVLEK, encoded by the coding sequence ATGACTGACGAAATGACGGTGATTCTGGATGGTCCCGGCATCAAGCGGGCGTTGACACGTATTTCGCACGAGATTCTGGAACGCAACAAAGGGCTGACCGATGTGGTGCTGGTCGGCATCCGCTCGGGGGGAGACTTCCTGGCTTCCCAGATCGGGGCCGCGCTGGAAGTGATCGAAGGGGACAAGGCCCCGGTGGGCGCTGTGGACATTACCCTGTATCGCGATGACGTCAGCAACCAGCTTCCCCATCACCCGGTCGGCAAGACCGAGATTCCCTTCTCCCTGGAAGGGAAAAAGGTGGTGCTGGTGGATGATGTCCTGTTCACCGGACGGACCATCCGTGCTGCCATGGATGCCCTGATGGACCACGGCCGGCCCCAGTGCATCCAATTGGCCGTGCTGATCGACCGCGGCCATCGCGAGCTGCCGATCCGGGCCGATTTCGTGGGCCGCAACGTGCCGACCAGCCTGAAGGAAAACGTACAAGTCATCTTCGACGACAGGAATCAGCCTGTCCGGGTTGTTCTGGAAAAATAG
- the ccoS gene encoding cbb3-type cytochrome oxidase assembly protein CcoS, producing the protein MDESIVTLMVLSLCLGGGCWLCFMWAVKKGEFDDVEKPKHRMMDDD; encoded by the coding sequence ATGGATGAAAGCATTGTCACTCTGATGGTTCTGTCGCTCTGCCTGGGGGGAGGGTGCTGGCTGTGCTTCATGTGGGCCGTGAAAAAGGGAGAATTCGACGATGTGGAGAAGCCCAAACACCGCATGATGGATGACGACTAG